CCTGTGGCTACAGGGGAAACCAGAGGGTCGGAGTGGCAGTGTTGTGTCCATTACCGTTGCTCCGTCCCTTCCTGGCTTGTCTGCTCTACTTTTCCCTCAGAAGAGCAGAATTGGGTAGGAGAGATTTAGAAAGACTTGTGACCAGCAGCTCCAGACCAAGACCAGCTCCAGGAACTTCAGGCTGGACCTAGGGGATGACTGCACTGACTTCCAGATTTGCAGGCAGCCCCAGGACTTGAAAACACCAGGTAGGCAGCACTTTAGGGCAAGCTTTGCTAGAGTCATAGCCTTGATGGCATTCCTGGCAGGAATGGATAAGAGGTGACCTTGCATTTAAAAGGAGGAAATGTGTCTGTGTTCTCTTACGATGGCCAGCAGTACAACCTCTCTGATGCTTGGGTCCCCTAAGCGTTATCATCCATAACTGTTTATTGCCTCCCTAAAAGAAGCATAAAGCCCAGAGCCAGGCTGAATGAAAAAGAGATAAGGACAAGAACATAATACCACCTGTTTAcatttgtttaatgttttgaaCTTTGCAATACCTGTTAACATGCGTTCTCCCATCTAACCCTCACATCATCCCTGTGAGGGAGGTCCAGCAGTAAGGGGTTTGCTTTTGGCCACACCAGTGTTAGGGCCAAATAAACCCAGCCTGCAGGTTTCCTAGTTTCAGGTCCATGCACTTTTCACTTCATGTTACACAGGCTCTTTATGCCAGCCAGACACAGGGGCAGTGGGAGCACTACACCAGAGGTCTCCCTGCTCCCTAAGCCTGCAGGGAGCCACCAGAAATGCTGAGGTCAGATGTCAGGACCAAGGGTGTCCTCTGGAGGCCACACAGGTAAACAGAAGGAAGGGCAGGAAGACCAGAGGTTCAGGGTCAGCAGCCACCACGGCCACTACCAGTGTTAGCAGAGCACATACTGCGTTCCCTACATCTTGACCTTTGTCAGTTGAAAAGACCTTTTTGTTTACTCAGAGGACTCGCAGGGCCCACTCCCAGAGAAAAGAAGCCTGAAGGCTGGGAGGTAAGACTCCtgacccctccttccctcccatagGCCTCCCCATTCTCTTACACTGGCAGCCCAAGAAGAAGGGGAAGGTGAGGGCTGGCTGACTCAGCCTGCCAGTGCTTAGAGATCTGGAGCTGAAAGGCCCCAGCACTGTTCAGCTAATGATTATTATTTACTCTGAACAGGCCTTGGCACAGCAGCCAGCTGGCTCAGGGAGGGTGCTTGGATCTCCCACAGTTTAAGgctttaaaaacaagacccatagcAGCCATGCACGAGGGTGGAAGGGTGGGACAATGAGAAAGAAGGGACAGGCCAGtgtcagggagaggggaggagcagTCTGCTCTGTGAcagggtgaggagagaggaggcacaGGCTGGGAAGAGAGATAGCAGCCTACCTTTGATGCAGCTGAAAAGCCAAGAAGGTGAGGCTGGAAGACTTCCCCAGACACAGAGTTCCTGCCATTCAACACCACCCCCAGCCATGGTGGGACTCAAGGGACAGGGTGGTCATGGAAAGATGGGGATTGGGGGTCATCTGAACCCAGAAGGGTACTCTTATTATAATTTGGATACAAAAACCATCCATATTTCTAATGTCCTCAAGGTTGAGTTTGAATATAATCACATTTGGAATCAGGATTTAGTAAATCTGCTATGCAAATTTATGCAAATGACatgcaatttttttatttgagcacactggctttttttaaaaaaggcaaaacaggCTGACTACTATCAGCTTTCCCTAAGCAGGGGACAAGGGCAAAGGGCAGCCATTTGCTTCTCCCCCAAGGCCTGTGCCTCACTGACAAGGAGCCCAGCTAATATCCCAGATGGGGAGATAGAGGGAGTGGGGGGAACAGAGCgcggagggaggcaggaggcttaCGCAGGCGGCAGCCACGGAGATCCCAGCTGGAGGAAGCGTGCCCTGGCACTGAGGCCTAATGGTTGTCCAGCTGCTGCCCCAGGATGTGAGGGCAGGTGGTGTGGAGGGAGAAATGcaaagaggggagggaagggaagcccCCCCCCACCATCTGGCCAGCCGCGAAGAAGGGCTCCTCCTGGTGACCTACTCCCTAAACTACACTCAGACTATCTAAGCAAGAGACCACCTGTGCCCTGCTCTCTGCCCCgtgcccctgccctccaggcctaCCGGTCAGAGGTGACAGCtggggccccttcctccagcaGAATATAAATgacttcccccttcctcccagggCTGGGAATAGACATCAGCTGGCACAGCCCACGCAAACTGCCGGCTGTCAGCCCGCCTGCCCGCCGCCCACCCGCCCCCGCACCAACTGGGAGGAGGCAACACCTCAGGCAGCCTGGGGCTTTAAGGCGTTGTCTGCTTGGCTCTCGGAGCAAGCCGGTGAACCTTACCCAGCCCTCCCCCCATGCTGCAGACAGGGAGAGACTCCCAGCACTGGCTGTGATGGAGGAAGAGATGGAATGCCTGATCAAAGTGACCCTAGATGAGAATCTCCTCCATGCAGCCCCAGGAACCATCTCTTCCAGGTCCAGACCACAGTGGGTAGTTTGAGAGGGGACAGAGGGCAATGAACGAGACAGGAACAATCACCCTCTGCACAGGAGTGGCCCCCTTTAGATGCTCAGGGTCTGGAGAGCTACTGGGAGATGCCATCTGACCCAGGAGGAACCTGGTGAGATCCACTCTGAGGACACGTCTGCTCTTGCAAACTCCATCCTTGTATGCTGAATCATACCAACCTCCTTGCTTCTGAGCCACCCAGAGACAAGGTCTTGAACCTTCGAAAGACCTGGCATAACCCAAATACTGCCATCGAGGAACACCTCCCCCTGCTCCTGGGACCTGGAGCTCCAGCCTCTACATTCCAGGCCTCTCAGAGTTTCCACTGAGCTATCTCTACCCAACTCCACACCAGCTTTCCTGACTCAGCCGTCTCCAGTCCTTGCCATGGTCTACGGAGGTTCCATCTCCTCCACTGAGCCACACCACAGTTAACCAGTCTGGCAGCCAGCCTTCACGGCTGAGGGCGGTCTGGGGAACTACTTCCAGTTTGGAAAAAGGTGAGGTCTCTGCAGGGAAGTGGGCACAGCCCTCATTTGCCAGCTGGCATCAAACTCAGCCCCCTCCATGGCCAAAGAGCTGGCAAGAGATGATAACTGAGGAAAGCTTAGTTGACAAGGGAAGAAGGAGAACCAGGGAGACTTGGTCTTCCCGAGATCAGAAGAGCCCTGCCCCACTTCCTTGGTTCTTATTTTGTTCAAAAAGCTTTGGAATAGCTCCATGAAGCTATGTGCTGAGGTGAGAACCTGAGCCCTAAGAAGGGAAAAATGTGAGATGCTCAGGACTACTTTGCCACTGAGAATGGATGTCAAGGGAAGGAGCATCACCATGTTCCACAGCCCTCAAGCCCAGATCCTGAGGTGGGCTGAAGGAAGTTCTTAGCTGGGCAAAGAAGCCCAGCCAAGAGCCATAGGCTTGGTTAAGCCACTGCCCTTCTCCAAAAGCTTAAAGTGACTTCAGTGCCTTTACTATCTTGGAGTTCAGGAAACCCTCACCTGGGCCCCTTCTCTCCACAGGGCCTGACCCCTTGTGCCCTGGTCCAGGGGCCAAATTGGCACAGATTCCTGAAAGGCCACGAGGGTAGACCTGTCTCTCCAGAGGGGCAAGGGGATAATGAATGCAAGAATTACATCCTGAGTCTGCTGAGTGGTCCAGCCCATGGTCCAGGGCTGGAAGGGTGTGACATCAACCCAACAGACACTGAATATTAGAGATTGTTTAGAAACACTCGttacacagatgagaaaagtgaggtccTGAGACatgtgacttgcctaaggttgcACAATACAGCCTATGAGGACCATAATCCATAAACAAGACCCGTGGGCTCTCTCCACTACAGCACCCTGCTTTCTCAAAAGTGACCCAAAGAGCCATGGCTTCCATCCATAAGTTACAGGAACCCAACTCTTTATCAGGCATGCAAGCAGGAaatgaccaccaccaccatcaccaccaccacccaacACTTCTGTCTCCCATCAGGAGCGGAGGCTTCAGGACCAAGCTCCCCATCACCTTTCACTTGGACCCAGTGCACTTCCCCATTTCAGCCCACTGAGTCATCCATCAGCAATAGCAGTTTGGGTTTCTGCAGCCCCTGGCCCAGCTAAGAAGTACAAAAACCCTACCACTTCTGAAGTGGATCCCTTGAAGATCACCAAAGGAACCACTGAAGTCCAAGGCAAGTGTCCCATCAAGATTCAGAGTTCGGAGGAActcacatttccattttcttccttggcAAGTAGGAGCTGGAGATCTGGTGCATGATCACCAGGGCTGGATAGAGGGGCAGCGCCAGGCACAGGTACCAGGCTGCACCTTTGATCTGGGCCTGGAACCACACTGAGTACAGGCCCAGGAGCACCGTTGCCGTAGCCATCAGGTAGACCACGAGTCCACATGTCAGATGGTAGAGCTTGAGGCGAGCCACCCTTGAGACCCTGGCtgcctggggacagaggaggcAGAGCCCACACAGGGCCTGGCCACCAGTGGCCAGCAGTGTCAGAGCCCCTACCCAGCTGTGCCAGGACACCAGGTGGGGCAGCTCACTGCGGGTCCTGCTGCAGATGATGAAGCCCAGGCCCAGGGATGCACAGAGGATGGCTAGGGTCTGCCCTGCCCAGTGGAGTCGGATCCGGGCCTTTCGGGAGCAGAAGAAGAACGGGGAGTGCTCCGACGAGAAGAGTAGGATGGCCTCAGCCATGCAAAGGCAGAACTGTGAACATAGGAGAGGGCCAGTGAGCCTCAGGCCCAGCTTGGAGGCCTAAGAAAAAGGAGGTGCTCTCATACATCCAAACAAGGAAGACAAAGGGTGGGGGCTAAAGAACTCCCACCAGTACCTCCTGTCTCACAGGTCAGCATTTCCGGGCACAATTGAGAATCAACACTTGAGTAGAAGTCTCATCATTCAGGCTGACATCCACACCCCGCCCTCCTCCACAGACCATGGCTCCCATTTCTTGATCAATGGGAACAGCAAACGTTAAACTTCTTCCTGAACTTTGAGGGGAGCAACTCGATAACACCCTTTCCACTTCCTCCTTTCAGGCCCTACTAGTGGAGAAAGAAATATCTTCCATGCCCTCCCACCCGCTTCAACTACCTGACACTACCTACAGCCCAGCCCTCCAGGTCTCCCAGTCTCATAGGTTGCAGGGAAAGATGGGGCCCTACCTGTCCCccacctctctaagccttagaAAGGCCGAGCCTTCTGAAGGCTGGATGCTTCACTAGGGGCATATCCAAACAAATCAGCTGCAGAAAGAAGCCCAAACTCACCGCCAAGGCCATGAATACGGGGTGCCAGGAGAAAAGACCTAAGAATCAAAGAGAACAGACTGACGGTGGGCACCATTGTTTCTGCCCCTGTGCTGGCGGGAGCCCAAAGAATCTGGCTAGGGGGAAAGGTCACTGTATTATCCCCAACGCTAATTAGGAATCAGGAAGCTTTGGGTGAGCAACCTAGAGGGCAAACATACACCAGTTTGGCCTGGGTTCCCCAGTGGGCACCTCGCAGCTGTCAGCCCAGTTCTAGAATGCACCTTGGCCTCCCTCCCTTACTTGTAGCGTCCATCATGCTCATGATGAACTGGTGAGTTCAGTTCAGTCTTCTGCCTCGCCTCCCAAGCACCCAAAGAACCGCCCCTCTAGGATCCCCCCGGGGCCCCGCCCCACCACGCCCTTACTACCTCTCCACAGTCCGCCCCTCGACTGGTGGGGTCCACATCCACGTTTCCTAGCGCTCCCAAGCGCTGCCCCTCTGGCACCTCGGCTCCACCCCCttccctggccccgcccctccttgCCCACTCACTGGTTCCTGGCCGGGACAGCAGAATCAGAAAGATGGTGAAGGCCCAAGCTACCAGGTGCGCCAAGATCCCACTGCCTCTCCGCAGCCAGCGGGTCAGTCTCGGCTCCCTCGCTGGAGCGGGAGCCAGACCTACCACGAGGGGCTGCATAGCCGTGCCGGGCCGGCGCGCACACACTCTCAGCGGCCAGAGCGCGTCTTCCGGGTTTGCGATCGCGGAGGCGGCCGCCGCCGCGGGAGAGGCTCCTCCCCCGGGACGCCTCCGGCAGAGCGGCAGATTCGCCCACAGCGccctctgggggctggggggaaaCCGCGACAGCCTTGGAAAGCCCCGAGGGCAGAAGGGGACCGCACACCTCCAGTCCCAGCTTCATTTGTATCTTTATGTCTACAATGGCTTGTCTCAAGTAGCCTGTGGAAATTACACTTATGGCAACTGACTTCAGCCAAACCCGAAATCACAAATTTGGTACATTGAACCAAGAGTGTGAAACCAGTGTTTTGAGCAGTTTTCCAGAAATACTGAATTTCCCCGGCTACCCACTCTCTTCTGCCATCCCTTCTTCTGTCTTATTAAAGGAATAAGAATCCCCTCCACCTAAAAGCAAGGAGACTGAAAGGACAGGCCAAAAAATAGTGCCCTGCGCTTGGTGAATTCAGGTTTAAGGACCAAAGGAGGGAGATGCAAGTCTCATCCCATATCTGCACAGTAGTTGTCCCCAGTGAGATAAATGGAAGAAGTAGGGCACTCCCAGCCCTTGCTGCCTCCAAACCATCTGCTCAGCCCTGGGCAGCCAGGCGATCCTGACGGACCAGGGCCTCCCACATTCCTGCTGTCTCCCACACTAAGGGAAGTTCTGTAAGCAATCATACcttttcccttcctgcctccaaaaAACGTGTGGCTCAGCTCAAGGAGGCCTGCGTGGGAGAGGCTGTACCCCTCCCTTAAGGGCAAAGAGGCTGTCCTACAGAATCAGGGACATCCTGAGAGCAGTTACCAACTCAATTCAAGCTCCTCCAGTGGTTGAGAAAATAAGGCAGGTAGTAAGAGGCGGGAAGGGCAAgaacagctgaagaaactgaggcagtaATTCGGATGGGATGGGGGCCTAAGATTGCTGGAAGACCAGAAAAGGGCCACAGGCTGACTCCCACAGACCCTCAGGGCAAAGATCCAAGGGTAGAGCCAGACATGTGGCTCCACTCCCCTATCAAGTTTCCCTTCCCAGTGGTACTGGAGTCGTCTCCCAGGTCAAGATTCTGGGGAGCCTTGCTCACTCAGAACCACATGCCTCACCGTCCcatctggaaagaagactgcccCAATGATACAAACCCCAGCCATTTCCACACTGTTGAAAAGGACAAAAATTGATGAACATAAGAGACTTTGGCAGGCAAGCGATGGGAGCTGGAATCTGGCTACCTATCATCTCAGCCTCCCAGGGTGCGGTTGGGGACAGTAAGGATACTCATTTTTTTAcgtttttttgcttccttttctatgtttctgtttttgtacttTCTTAGGAACAGCAACAGAAGAGGGAGACAGTCTTGAggtattttaaagagttttttttcttaaaaaaaataatataaagttataaaaagcggcagcagcctggggcccggatctggaggggaggaggtgctGGCGGCTCCATCGCAGTGGGCAGGCACTTTCTCGTTAATGGGCTTTTGACTGCAGGAAGACAAGAGGCAAGAGACAGGGTCAGGCTCAGGGCCTAGCAGTCCTCCTACCCAATGAACTGTGTGGACCATAAGGCTAAGGCTTGATTTCCTCCTGCTGGCCTGGTGAGTAAAGCTGGGCAAAGGGGAAGATGAAGGCCAGCCCAGCAGGGGCAGGCTGGAGACCACTCATGCACACATGTgcgcacaaacacacactctcATGCCCTGGGCAACTGTTCATATGGGTGCCAGAGGTGTTGGTATGTATCTGGCCCATGCCTAAACCAGGAGAGCAACCCTCCTTCCCACCTCCGATAAGTCCCTCCTGGCTGGGATCATGCGGACAGTTCATAGCACGCTACGCCAGGGCTCCCATCAGAAGAGGCAAATAAACCTGGCTGCTGGTTTTACCAGAAACCCTGAAGAACTCGCTTGGCACCTGAAAACCTGGAAGTGGGTACATGTGCAAGGTGGGCATACATGCATATGTGGACCCTGAGTTGTGCCCCTGCCTTTCCATATCCTGATACCCAGAGGCAAAACCAATGAACAAGACCAGCCCACCCACCCTGCTGCTCAGCACGTTAGGCCACAGCTCAGGGACCCAAGCTCAACCCCACTACCCAAACCTTTCTTAGCAGAGCTCAGGGAGTCCAACGTCCTTTCCTTCAGGGGATAGAGGTAGCTCCAGTTCCTGGAGTGAGGGCCACTTTGATTAAAGCAAAGcgagagtgggggagggggaggcagagtcGGCATCTCTGTAGCTCAGCGGAGAGGGCTGGGGATAGGGGAAGGCCATCAAGCAAAAGCTGGAGTCACCTTGCGAAGAGCTGATCCACCTCGCCCTAAAGAAGACGGCCCAGGAACTCTCTCagcttcccctttcttcccttccctgcacAAACATTTACTTAGCACCTTCTCTGTGTCCCACTGTATACTCCACCCTCATCCATCCTGACCCTTCCCTGCCCATGCTCTTCAGGGAGCTGGGCTGGTACCTTCAGTGTAGAACACTTCTCCTCAAAGGCCAGGGCCGGACCCGGCTTCTTGCGGCGCACAGAGCAGGCCGCATCAGCAGGGGTGCCAGCCTGGCAGTGCTTGGCCTTCACTGGCCGGCAGTAAGTGGCCAGATTTTTCCGCTTCTTGGCTacctcctcctcagagaggcagTTGGTTGGCAGGGCCTTGGCTGGGTGTCCAGCCGCTCCCCGGTTGTCCAGCTGAGAAGCCTtgactggggtggggggcggaTGAGGGGAACCCCGACAGTCCAGGGGCCCTGCCCGCTTCACTCTTGGCCCCACCGTCCCATTAAGCCCCATGCCCAGGGCTGTTTTAGTCTTGGTTGAGAGGCCCCGGCAGCCAGaaggtttgccttttccagtggGCTCCATGATGCAGGTCCGTTTGAAAGTGGTGGGGCCAGGGGATAACTTTCGCTTTCGAGAAGGGGCCTCCACCTCAGCCCCGTCCTTGCCTTTGGATGACTTGCTGGCCTTCGAAGGAGGGAGCTTGCTGAAGGATGGGGATGGTGTGTTGGCAGGCAGTGGTGAGGTGATGGCCTGGCTCCCGCCCATGCATTCTGCCTGGCTGCAGGCGGCTGCCACACTGGGGGAGCCTGCAGGGTAGCTGGGGACAAGGCTGTCCTTGGTGGGGGGCGTGGAGGCTGGGCAGGCAGGTCTGGGGGTTGGGCCTGGAAGGCGGGGGCAGCTGCCCGTAGAGGATGGGCTCAGGGGAGCAGACAGAGATGAGCTGACAAGGTGAGATAGAGGCTCAGCCGCTGGTGGAATCTTTCTGCAGCAAAAAGAGAGCCTCACTGTGATGCGCAGCAAACAAGAGGGCCTCCCCACCAACATACACCAGTCTCTCTGCCCCACCTAGAAATGGTCCACAGAGCCCCTGCATTGCTGCCATCTGCTGGGAGACGTTGGAACTTAGGATCAGGAAGAAGGCACAGGAATAGGCAGGAATGAACTAGTATATAGACCCATTAAGAACCTCATTCTAAATCTCAGTTTGCATATCCCCTATCCCTAGTTAGCCAAAAGGTACTGGAAGTGATGGATAAGAGTCGAGATTCATTCAAGCCCTGCCTTAGCCCAGCTCCAGGCTGCCAGgtttccccacctcctcttcaTTCTAGCTGGAGTCTTCCTGGCAAACAGTCAAGCCAAATCTATAGGTGTATGCAGAGAATTAGAGCTTCTGAAGCCCATGTATgcctgggggacagggagggacGTTCTGGGCCCAAGAGACTCACTTCCACATGTGTGAGCTGAGGTGCCGTTCCAGCATGGAGCTCAGTGCGGAGCAGAACCGGTCCAGCCGGCGGCTAAACACGTAGCATCCTGGACTCACCAGCCGGCTCCCAAAGGTGCAGAACTGAAGGCAGAAGGAAGGTACAAGGTTAGCGGGCCCTGAAAAGCAGGGAGGGCACCTGCACACAGGATCTGACCTCCTCCCCACATTGTGGGCCAGGAGAGCTGGGCCACCCCCCACCGCAGGTCCCTGCCCCAGGTCCTTACCGCCTGTGGCCGCGGGGGCCGGGTTGCATAATGGCAGTCAGGGGGGAGGTGGAGGTCGTCAGATgtcccctcctcctcactctcctcgCTGGAGGCTTGGGCCCCACCCcggggcagggggaaggggaaCAGGCCTGGGTCCCCATCACCACCACAGGGGCCATCATCATCCAACTCACTCTCAGAGGAGGCCCGGGACCTGGAAGGGCCAAAGGGGATGTGAGGGTGATGTGATGGGAGTGGGTCAGGGTGGGGTGTCCCTGAACCCGCCAAGCTCAAAAAGCCAGGGCAAACACCCTGCTGGGCAATCAGACAAAGAGGAAGGAGAACAGGAAGGGAGGGAACAACAGAGCTCAGAGTAAGAGCCAGAAAGATCAGGGGCCACAGATCCCAAGGggttctctccccagccccttcacttcccaggccctgcctcctcagAGGGAAAATCTGCTCCAGATTCGCCTCCTCCAGAAAATCTTCTGAGTTTAACTGCACCCAGCTCTGGTCAGCCCAGTCAATTCTCTCAACCCCCTTCTTGCATCACATATTCCTGTGAGCCTGTCTGTGAGCTGAGCCTGTGTTTCGTGTCTGCCCCTCGTGTTACAGGCAGAGATGCGTGTGTGTCTCCTTCAGCAAGGCAGGCTCTCCCCGGGGTCCAGCGCAGCCTCTGCACACGAAGGGGCCAGTGAATGAATACACAGTAGGACTGCCTCACCCAGGACCCTGACCCTTTCGGCTCCCCAGTTAAGAGTTTTGGCCTGTTGGAAGCAGCCTGGGAAAACGTTCTTATCCTGGGTGTTGGAACTGGCACACTACAGACAGCCGGGGAACTGTGGTATGCTTGGTCAGGAACAGGGAATCACCTACTTCCCCACCACTGCTAGGGGCCCCAGGTATCCCCCCACACTCAGGGCGGAGTAAGCAGCACCTTTCAGGACACTTTCTGGGCCTGTCTCCAGAGGACCCTGACGGCCAAGGGCCCAGTGTCCCCAGGTGAGACAGGGGCTGGATCCTGGACGTACCTGGGCAGTGCACAGTATGGGTAGGTCTGCTTGGCACGAGCAGAGAAGGTGCTGCTGGGcacagctgctgctgccacaACCGGGACTGAGGAGGGGGGCTCCTGGGAGGGGCGCTCCAGAGCTGGCTCCTTACGCCCTGGGCTTTTCTCCTTGGGAGACTCCCCTTTGCGGGAGTTGGCCTTCAGCTCTGCCACTAGCACATCAAAGTCCTTGGCCCGGCCCTGGACCTCCCGGCGCTGGTGCACCGAGTGGATCTAGAATACAgcagggtggaggggtggggagggggggtgtgAGCTGAGCAGGGGTGAGGGGCAGCAGTGTGCTCTGGCCTGGGCAAGCGGAGAGAGAGGgggtgtgagtgtgtttgtgtgtctttgTTTCACTCCCCCACAGGACCAAAACCCTCCTCTGGGGTGGGGGCATCTGGAAGCCAccccctgcctgctgcccccacCTTGGGCCCACAGTGggcagcctcctctccccttgGTCTGGGCTTAACCCCCATCCCTGGACCCAGATCTTGGATAGCAACTCAATTCCTCTCCTTGCCCAGGGCCCGTGTCTGTGCTGTCCTCCCTCACTGTGCAGTGGGAGTGGGGGTTACCTTGCACGTCAGCAGGCGGGTACAGATCTTTTTGGTCTCTGGATTTATTACCCCACACTGCCTGTTGAGGTCACACTCCTTTCCTGTGGGGAAAGTGGTTCCCATGAACCTCTGGGCCATGTCTAGGAGGTCCACAGGAGGGTCTGGCTTCTTCCTGCCTAAAGCCTGAGAAGAGAGGGGCCTAAGACGGAAGAGCCTCTGGCCCTCAAGTCTGGGGCCGCAGGCTTCCAGAGAAAGTCCTCTGGGCATCAGCACTTCTCTGCTCGGCGCAAGAACCATCCCCATCCTCAGTCCCAGCCCAGGAACTCATCATGGGGATTCCACGCCCAAATCAGGCAACACAtatcaagaaacaaaagcagccacagatatCTGGGATGCCAGAGAAAGCAGCTGTGGGAGGTGTGTGGTGCCCTGGATCTAGGTGAGAAGAGATAAAAGTCAGCAGCCCACGATGAAGAATAACTTCACCTGCTTGGGCATAGGCTCCCTCAGCCTTGATCAGGAGACCTGGGCTGGAGAGATGCTTTCCAGGGAGCAAGCAGGTCAAGTGTGTGTCCATGTCAAGGGCTGACCAGGGGCTCCTGTGCCCTGGCAACCTGTGATGGCCAGGCCCACTCCCTCCTGACCCCTCTCCATCAGGCCCAAGGACAAAGCAATCTGAAGGAGCCCCCGCTCTACCTCCTGACCCCCGAGACCACGACTACTCACGAGCCATCTTCCGGTGAGTTTTGGGGGGCAGCCTGACCCCACTAGCTTCCTTTTCAGTGGGGCTGCCTTCAGTCCGGTGACTGGGGCCCTCGCTGGGGTTCATCTCAATGCTCTCTCTGCCAGGAGGTTCTTTAGAAGGGGGTGCCATGGGGTTTTTTCCTGGGGAATCCTTGGTGAGGCCACCTGGCTGGCTGAGGAAAGCAGAGGGCGGGGCCACCCTGATTCCGTGTCCATCGGGCTTCGGGAGACTGGACATCTTCTCCAGATTCACCACAGGCACG
This Equus przewalskii isolate Varuska unplaced genomic scaffold, EquPr2 ChrUn-13, whole genome shotgun sequence DNA region includes the following protein-coding sequences:
- the ATXN7L2 gene encoding ataxin-7-like protein 2 isoform X5; its protein translation is MAVRERAAAAMAALERRVPSLDDFAGQSWSSWVERADLPVTDGAELEESNKSTKKLDAMTLIKEDMSIFGHCPAHDDFYLVVCNHCSQVVKPQAFQKHCERRHGPLSKLYARAPPPPPAPASSQKCHVVNGQGPACRAPGSTKTSSREKGQGSRSRGHQPPEKTQKDNLCLFVPVVNLEKMSSLPKPDGHGIRVAPPSAFLSQPGGLTKDSPGKNPMAPPSKEPPGRESIEMNPSEGPSHRTEGSPTEKEASGVRLPPKTHRKMARKECDLNRQCGVINPETKKICTRLLTCKIHSVHQRREVQGRAKDFDVLVAELKANSRKGESPKEKSPGRKEPALERPSQEPPSSVPVVAAAAVPSSTFSARAKQTYPYCALPRSRASSESELDDDGPCGGDGDPGLFPFPLPRGGAQASSEESEEEGTSDDLHLPPDCHYATRPPRPQAFCTFGSRLVSPGCYVFSRRLDRFCSALSSMLERHLSSHMWKKIPPAAEPLSHLVSSSLSAPLSPSSTGSCPRLPGPTPRPACPASTPPTKDSLVPSYPAGSPSVAAACSQAECMGGSQAITSPLPANTPSPSFSKLPPSKASKSSKGKDGAEVEAPSRKRKLSPGPTTFKRTCIMEPTGKGKPSGCRGLSTKTKTALGMGLNGTVGPRVKRAGPLDCRGSPHPPPTPVKASQLDNRGAAGHPAKALPTNCLSEEEVAKKRKNLATYCRPVKAKHCQAGTPADAACSVRRKKPGPALAFEEKCSTLKSKAH
- the ATXN7L2 gene encoding ataxin-7-like protein 2 isoform X3, with the protein product MAVRERAAAAMAALERRVPSLDDFAGQSWSSWVERADLPVTDGAELEESNKSTKKLDAMTLIKEDMSIFGHCPAHDDFYLVVCNHCSQVVKPQAFQKHCERRHGPLSKLYARAPPPPPAPASSQKCHVVNGQGPACRAPGSTKTSSREKGQGSRSRGHQPPEKTQKDNLCLFVPVVNLEKMSSLPKPDGHGIRVAPPSAFLSQPGGLTKDSPGKNPMAPPSKEPPGRESIEMNPSEGPSHRTEGSPTEKEASGVRLPPKTHRKMARKECDLNRQCGVINPETKKICTRLLTCKIHSVHQRREVQGRAKDFDVLVAELKANSRKGESPKEKSPGRKEPALERPSQEPPSSVPVVAAAAVPSSTFSARAKQTYPYCALPRSRASSESELDDDGPCGGDGDPGLFPFPLPRGGAQASSEESEEEGTSDDLHLPPDCHYATRPPRPQAFCTFGSRLVSPGCYVFSRRLDRFCSALSSMLERHLSSHMWKKIPPAAEPLSHLVSSSLSAPLSPSSTGSCPRLPGPTPRPACPASTPPTKDSLVPSYPAGSPSVAAACSQAECMGGSQAITSPLPANTPSPSFSKLPPSKASKSSKGKDGAEVEAPSRKRKLSPGPTTFKRTCIMEPTGKGKPSGCRGLSTKTKTALGMGLNGTVGPRVKRAGPLDCRGSPHPPPTPVKASQLDNRGAAGHPAKALPTNCLSEEEVAKKRKNLATYCRPVKAKHCQAGTPADAACSVRRKKPGPALAFEEKCSTLKVFRCQASSSGFLVKPAARFICLF
- the ATXN7L2 gene encoding ataxin-7-like protein 2 isoform X4 codes for the protein MAVRERAAAAMAALERRVPSLDDFAGQSWSSWVERADLPVTDGAELEESNKSTKKLDAMTLIKEDMSIFGHCPAHDDFYLVVCNHCSQVVKPQAFQKHCERRHGPLSKLYARAPPPPPAPASSQKCHVVNGQGPACRAPGSTKTSSREKGQGSRSRGHQPPEKTQKDNLCLFVPVVNLEKMSSLPKPDGHGIRVAPPSAFLSQPGGLTKDSPGKNPMAPPSKEPPGRESIEMNPSEGPSHRTEGSPTEKEASGVRLPPKTHRKMARKECDLNRQCGVINPETKKICTRLLTCKIHSVHQRREVQGRAKDFDVLVAELKANSRKGESPKEKSPGRKEPALERPSQEPPSSVPVVAAAAVPSSTFSARAKQTYPYCALPRSRASSESELDDDGPCGGDGDPGLFPFPLPRGGAQASSEESEEEGTSDDLHLPPDCHYATRPPRPQAFCTFGSRLVSPGCYVFSRRLDRFCSALSSMLERHLSSHMWKKIPPAAEPLSHLVSSSLSAPLSPSSTGSCPRLPGPTPRPACPASTPPTKDSLVPSYPAGSPSVAAACSQAECMGGSQAITSPLPANTPSPSFSKLPPSKASKSSKGKDGAEVEAPSRKRKLSPGPTTFKRTCIMEPTGKGKPSGCRGLSTKTKTALGMGLNGTVGPRVKRAGPLDCRGSPHPPPTPVKASQLDNRGAAGHPAKALPTNCLSEEEVAKKRKNLATYCRPVKAKHCQAGTPADAACSVRRKKPGPALAFEEKCSTLKGREERGS